In a single window of the Cydia amplana chromosome 4, ilCydAmpl1.1, whole genome shotgun sequence genome:
- the LOC134663087 gene encoding protein rolling stone-like — MVLHFTKTSCEGEHLRRFYTSSWQQSDSPSAMLVLRALESTLALGILLWSLIEAAVPQWIVYLTTWGIILVFAMGASGLIVSICALKKKLPDVGKPPWYVMMYWVFYNISVTLAILVTMLYWKLLSKNASKFSIHERYFWLETSLHGFNAVIVLIEFFASRTPVRLAHIYQPLLLGVVYAVFSKIYQEAGGTGAYGEPYIYKFLDWSEPRSSFIMTIGTAIITIFLYVTLWAFAFARDMLSRVCCSTRHRTTEHSILI, encoded by the exons ATGGTCCTACATTTTACTAAAACGTCTTGTGAAGGTGAGCATCTGAGAAGATTTTACACATCGTCTTGGCAACAGAGTGATTCGCCATCAGCAATGCTAGTATTGCGGGCCTTGGAGTCTACTTTGGCACTGGGGATACTGTTGTGGTCTTTGATTGAAGCTGCGGTGCCCCAATGGATCGTCTACCTCACAACTTGGGGTATAATACTGGTTTTTGCCATGGGGGCCAGCGGCCTAATTGTATCAATATGTGCACTGAAAAAGAAGTTACCGG atGTAGGCAAGCCACCGTGGTACGTGATGATGTACTGGGTATTTTATAACATATCTGTTACTTTGGCTATCCTTGTAACCATGCTTTATTGGAAGTTGCTATCTAAAAATGCTA GTAAATTCAGCATCCATGAACGGTATTTCTGGTTGGAAACTTCATTACATGGGTTTAATGCTGTAATAGTTCTGATCGAGTTTTTTGCATCTCGGACTCCAGTGCGTTTGGCGCACATATACCAGCCTCTTCTTCTGGGTGTCGTGTACGCTGTGTTTTCCAAAATATATCAGGAGGCTGGGGGCACTGGCGc GTATGGTGAGCCGTATATCTACAAGTTCCTGGACTGGAGCGAGCCGCGGAGCTCGTTCATAATGACAATTGGAACTGCAATAATAACAATCTTTTTATACGTGACTCTGTGGGCATTCGCTTTTGCCCGCGACATGCTGAGTCGCGTATGTTGCTCTACTAGACACCGGACAACCGAACACAGCATACTAATTTAA
- the LOC134663054 gene encoding odorant receptor 94b-like isoform X1 translates to MRVRARRKSATLAGACVVPLLRTLRCCGFCRLPPAAANEPPTLLTRIARATHDVYCGIALAVTSTYLVQELIYAYLERGDMDTLARVMFLLLCHVTSIAKQIVFMARASRIAKLIQDFDDLAYNPEEKTRKNLLIKRAQGASRLGAAYAGTAALTCALWTIFPFLARLGGARVVFALWVPFAYYSWPEFLIVLLYTHYVTSLVGIANTTMDAFIAIILGQCKTQLTILKMDFESLAERANERARETGEQVGAAAAALFVRCIKHHHKICDTSREVQAIFGGAVLLQFGIGGWILCMAAYKIVGLSVASLEFVSMVMFLMCILTELFLYCYYGNEVAAESAQLSDAVYGMEWVGPDGVGKEVRRALPFVICCSAGAARRPLRPAAVFIPLSLETFVTIIKSSYTFYAMLRQTQR, encoded by the exons ATGAG AGTGCGGGCACGCCGTAAAAGCGCGACGCTTGCCGGCGCCTGTGTGGTTCCACTCCTGCGCACACTGCGATGCTGCGGGTTCTGCCGGCTGCCCCCCGCGGCAGCGAACGAACCCCCCACCCTCCTTACCCGCATCGCACGTGCAACGCACGACGTCTACTGTGGCATCGCGCTTGCGGTAACCTCGACGTACCTGGTCCAAGAGCTCATCTACGCTTATCTG GAGCGCGGCGATATGGATACGCTGGCGCGTGTGATGTTCCTCCTACTCTGTCATGTGACATCTATTGCCAAGCAGATCGTCTTCATGGCGCGTGCTTCGCGCATCGCCAAACTCATACAAGATTTTGATG ATTTGGCATACAATCCGGAAGAGAAGACAAGAAAAAATCTGCTGATAAAAAGAGCGCAAGGAGCTTCACGGCTTGGAGCGGCTTACGCAGGAACTGCAGCGCTTACCTGTGCTCTGTGGACTATTTTCCCATTCTTAGCGCGTTTGGGCGGCGCGCGCGTTGTATTTGCTCTATGGGTACCTTTTGCCTATTACTCCTGGCCTGAGTTCCTTATTGTTCTCCTGTACACGCATTACGTTACGTCGTTGGTTGGAATTGCCAATACCACTATGGATGCCTTCATAGCTATCATACTCGGACAGTGCAAGACGCAGCTTACCATACTGAA AATGGACTTTGAGTCGTTGGCAGAGAGGGCAAATGAACGAGCACGTGAAACTGGAGAGCAAGTaggtgcggcggcggcagcACTCTTCGTCCGCTGCATTAAGCACCACCATAAGATTTGCGA CACGTCGCGCGAGGTGCAAGCGATATTTGGCGGAGCAGTGTTGCTACAGTTTGGTATTGGCGGTTGGATTCTCTGTATGGCGGCTTATAAAATTGTCGGC CTTAGTGTGGCCTCTCTGGAATTTGTGTCTATGGTGATGTTTCTAATGTGCATTCTTACCGAGCTCTTTCTTTACTGCTATTATGGGAACGAGGTTGCTGCAGAG AGTGCACAACTGAGCGATGCAGTGTACGGGATGGAATGGGTGGGGCCAGATGGGGTCGGAAAAGAAGTACGGCGCGCCTTGCCCTTTGTCATATGTTGCAGCGCCGGCGCCGCTCGTCGCCCTCTGCGTCCCGCTGCGGTGTTCATCCCGCTTTCGCTTGAGACCTTCGTCACa ATTATCAAGTCTTCGTACACATTCTACGCGATGCTGCGACAGACTCAGCGTTGA
- the LOC134647582 gene encoding protein rolling stone-like: MVKYFRKNICLSDFWVSSHERLSDFYASSWQRGDSPVPLLMIRMMVAIVALAILAWSVYEAPVPHWLIYLTNWGLVLVSAMAVSGLLVSFSAVRKALPDEGVPPWYVSMYWLFYNISGSVAIVITLLYWILLFDSSIAEVKDRLFWLETVTHGFNTILVLTELFTSRTPLRFAHIYQPLGVGVWYALFSVIYYVAGGTDGLGNPYIYEILDWSRPGPTTVLVVGAAVGIIIVYSALWGLTMARDKLTGALIRTTSHTLPFTPPDYSGYA; the protein is encoded by the exons ATGGTTAAATATTTTAGGAAGAATATATGCCTGTCGGACTTCTGGGTGTCGTCACACGAGCGCCTGAGTGATTTCTACGCATCGTCATGGCAACGAGGAGATTCACCGGTGCCGCTGTTGATGATACGGATGATGGTGGCCATTGTGGCGCTGGCGATCCTCGCGTGGTCGGTGTACGAAGCCCCGGTGCCGCACTGGCTGATTTACCTGACCAATTGGGGTTTAGTGCTGGTTTCCGCGATGGCTGTCAGTGGCCTACTTGTGTCTTTTAGTGCCGTGAGGAAGGCGCTACCAG ATGAAGGCGTACCACCGTGGTACGTGTCGATGTACTGGTTGTTCTACAACATATCTGGCAGTGTAGCTATAGTTATCACTCTGCTGTATTGGATACTACTGTTTGATTCAA GCATCGCTGAGGTTAAAGACCGCTTGTTCTGGTTGGAGACGGTAACGCACGGGTTCAACACGATCCTGGTTCTGACAGAGTTGTTCACCTCTCGCACGCCGCTTCGCTTCGCCCACATCTACCAGCCCCTCGGCGTGGGCGTGTGGTACGCCCTGTTTTCTGTGATATACTATGTCGCCGGGGGCACTGATGG CCTCGGGAACCCGTATATTTACGAGATTCTGGACTGGAGCCGGCCGGGCCCCACAACCGTACTGGTAGTGGGTGCTGCAGTAGGCATTATCATTGTGTACTCAGCGCTGTGGGGCCTCACCATGGCTCGAGACAAGCTGACTGGAGCGCTCATACGGACTACCAGCCATACCCTGCCATTTACACCACCTGACTACAGCGGATACGCCTAA
- the LOC134663054 gene encoding odorant receptor 94b-like isoform X2 → MRVRARRKSATLAGACVVPLLRTLRCCGFCRLPPAAANEPPTLLTRIARATHDVYCGIALAERGDMDTLARVMFLLLCHVTSIAKQIVFMARASRIAKLIQDFDDLAYNPEEKTRKNLLIKRAQGASRLGAAYAGTAALTCALWTIFPFLARLGGARVVFALWVPFAYYSWPEFLIVLLYTHYVTSLVGIANTTMDAFIAIILGQCKTQLTILKMDFESLAERANERARETGEQVGAAAAALFVRCIKHHHKICDTSREVQAIFGGAVLLQFGIGGWILCMAAYKIVGLSVASLEFVSMVMFLMCILTELFLYCYYGNEVAAESAQLSDAVYGMEWVGPDGVGKEVRRALPFVICCSAGAARRPLRPAAVFIPLSLETFVTIIKSSYTFYAMLRQTQR, encoded by the exons ATGAG AGTGCGGGCACGCCGTAAAAGCGCGACGCTTGCCGGCGCCTGTGTGGTTCCACTCCTGCGCACACTGCGATGCTGCGGGTTCTGCCGGCTGCCCCCCGCGGCAGCGAACGAACCCCCCACCCTCCTTACCCGCATCGCACGTGCAACGCACGACGTCTACTGTGGCATCGCGCTTGCG GAGCGCGGCGATATGGATACGCTGGCGCGTGTGATGTTCCTCCTACTCTGTCATGTGACATCTATTGCCAAGCAGATCGTCTTCATGGCGCGTGCTTCGCGCATCGCCAAACTCATACAAGATTTTGATG ATTTGGCATACAATCCGGAAGAGAAGACAAGAAAAAATCTGCTGATAAAAAGAGCGCAAGGAGCTTCACGGCTTGGAGCGGCTTACGCAGGAACTGCAGCGCTTACCTGTGCTCTGTGGACTATTTTCCCATTCTTAGCGCGTTTGGGCGGCGCGCGCGTTGTATTTGCTCTATGGGTACCTTTTGCCTATTACTCCTGGCCTGAGTTCCTTATTGTTCTCCTGTACACGCATTACGTTACGTCGTTGGTTGGAATTGCCAATACCACTATGGATGCCTTCATAGCTATCATACTCGGACAGTGCAAGACGCAGCTTACCATACTGAA AATGGACTTTGAGTCGTTGGCAGAGAGGGCAAATGAACGAGCACGTGAAACTGGAGAGCAAGTaggtgcggcggcggcagcACTCTTCGTCCGCTGCATTAAGCACCACCATAAGATTTGCGA CACGTCGCGCGAGGTGCAAGCGATATTTGGCGGAGCAGTGTTGCTACAGTTTGGTATTGGCGGTTGGATTCTCTGTATGGCGGCTTATAAAATTGTCGGC CTTAGTGTGGCCTCTCTGGAATTTGTGTCTATGGTGATGTTTCTAATGTGCATTCTTACCGAGCTCTTTCTTTACTGCTATTATGGGAACGAGGTTGCTGCAGAG AGTGCACAACTGAGCGATGCAGTGTACGGGATGGAATGGGTGGGGCCAGATGGGGTCGGAAAAGAAGTACGGCGCGCCTTGCCCTTTGTCATATGTTGCAGCGCCGGCGCCGCTCGTCGCCCTCTGCGTCCCGCTGCGGTGTTCATCCCGCTTTCGCTTGAGACCTTCGTCACa ATTATCAAGTCTTCGTACACATTCTACGCGATGCTGCGACAGACTCAGCGTTGA
- the LOC134663084 gene encoding protein rolling stone-like isoform X1 yields the protein MSAIKRYFKEEAKVQMLVLGHPKPSDFYLSVWQTTRSAVPLLIWRSFLFLVSLGVALASLTLYILASKAGYWFIYLTHWGLTINTFATGFAVAVSARCYLYGPISGEFLLPWYVKIYWVFYNAAIPLAFLITIFYWTILHGLEEEEELNHALDVSVHGVNSLVMFGLLISASQPSRMWHIYQPLQFAIIYVIFSAIYYAAGGVDPNGNRWIYSVVDWSSPGTTIGLVALTGLLLAVLHFVVMGLAVARDALASKLFHDSVTVHGAEGVPLRRRPSQLHTSNA from the exons ATGAGCGCGATAAAACGGTATTTTAAAGAAGAGGCAAAAGTGCAGATGCTAGTACTAGGGCATCCCAAACCGTCGGACTTTTACCTCAGTGTTTGGCAAACAACTCGTTCCGCGGTCCCACTTCTCATTTGGCGGTcgtttctatttctagtgtcaCTTGGAGTTGCACTCGCGTCTCTAACTCTTTATATATTGGCGTCAAAAGCAGGATATTGGTTTATTTACCTTACGCATTGGGGTCTCACGATAAACACATTTGCCACTGGATTTGCAGTTGCTGTCTCCGCGCGCTGCTATCTCTATGGACCAATAA GCGGCGAGTTTCTTTTACCATGGTACGTGAAGATCTACTGGGTGTTTTACAACGCGGCTATTCCCCTTGCCTTCCTCATTACCATATTTTACTGGACAATACTCCATggat TGGAAGAAGAAGAGGAGTTGAACCATGCCCTAGATGTGTCTGTTCACGGCGTGAACTCGCTGGTGATGTTCGGACTCCTCATCAGTGCATCCCAACCCTCGCGGATGTGGCACATTTATCAGCCGCTTCAATTTGCCATTATCTACGTGATCTTCAGCGCAATTTATTATGCTGCTGGTGGAGTTGATCC GAACGGAAATAGATGGATTTACTCCGTTGTTGATTGGTCATCACCAGGAACGACGATAGGCCTGGTAGCCTTGACGGGGCTCCTACTAGCGGTGCTGCACTTCGTGGTGATGGGGCTGGCGGTCGCACGAGACGCGCTGGCTTCCAAGTTGTTTCATGACTCGGTTACAGTACACGGGGCGGAGGGGGTACCGCTAAGGCGACGGCCAAGTCAGTTACATACCTCAAATGCATAG
- the LOC134663084 gene encoding protein rolling stone-like isoform X2 produces MSAIKRYFKEEAKVQMLVLGHPKPSDFYLSVWQTTRSAVPLLIWRSFLFLVSLGVALASLTLYILASKAGYWFIYLTHWGLTINTFATGFAVAVSARCYLYGPIMEEEEELNHALDVSVHGVNSLVMFGLLISASQPSRMWHIYQPLQFAIIYVIFSAIYYAAGGVDPNGNRWIYSVVDWSSPGTTIGLVALTGLLLAVLHFVVMGLAVARDALASKLFHDSVTVHGAEGVPLRRRPSQLHTSNA; encoded by the exons ATGAGCGCGATAAAACGGTATTTTAAAGAAGAGGCAAAAGTGCAGATGCTAGTACTAGGGCATCCCAAACCGTCGGACTTTTACCTCAGTGTTTGGCAAACAACTCGTTCCGCGGTCCCACTTCTCATTTGGCGGTcgtttctatttctagtgtcaCTTGGAGTTGCACTCGCGTCTCTAACTCTTTATATATTGGCGTCAAAAGCAGGATATTGGTTTATTTACCTTACGCATTGGGGTCTCACGATAAACACATTTGCCACTGGATTTGCAGTTGCTGTCTCCGCGCGCTGCTATCTCTATGGACCAATAA TGGAAGAAGAAGAGGAGTTGAACCATGCCCTAGATGTGTCTGTTCACGGCGTGAACTCGCTGGTGATGTTCGGACTCCTCATCAGTGCATCCCAACCCTCGCGGATGTGGCACATTTATCAGCCGCTTCAATTTGCCATTATCTACGTGATCTTCAGCGCAATTTATTATGCTGCTGGTGGAGTTGATCC GAACGGAAATAGATGGATTTACTCCGTTGTTGATTGGTCATCACCAGGAACGACGATAGGCCTGGTAGCCTTGACGGGGCTCCTACTAGCGGTGCTGCACTTCGTGGTGATGGGGCTGGCGGTCGCACGAGACGCGCTGGCTTCCAAGTTGTTTCATGACTCGGTTACAGTACACGGGGCGGAGGGGGTACCGCTAAGGCGACGGCCAAGTCAGTTACATACCTCAAATGCATAG
- the LOC134663054 gene encoding odorant receptor 4-like isoform X3 — protein MRVRARRKSATLAGACVVPLLRTLRCCGFCRLPPAAANEPPTLLTRIARATHDVYCGIALAVTSTYLVQELIYAYLERGDMDTLARVMFLLLCHVTSIAKQIVFMARASRIAKLIQDFDDLAYNPEEKTRKNLLIKRAQGASRLGAAYAGTAALTCALWTIFPFLARLGGARVVFALWVPFAYYSWPEFLIVLLYTHYVTSLVGIANTTMDAFIAIILGQCKTQLTILKMDFESLAERANERARETGEQVGAAAAALFVRCIKHHHKICDTSREVQAIFGGAVLLQFGIGGWILCMAAYKIVGLSVASLEFVSMVMFLMCILTELFLYCYYGNEVAAEIIKSSYTFYAMLRQTQR, from the exons ATGAG AGTGCGGGCACGCCGTAAAAGCGCGACGCTTGCCGGCGCCTGTGTGGTTCCACTCCTGCGCACACTGCGATGCTGCGGGTTCTGCCGGCTGCCCCCCGCGGCAGCGAACGAACCCCCCACCCTCCTTACCCGCATCGCACGTGCAACGCACGACGTCTACTGTGGCATCGCGCTTGCGGTAACCTCGACGTACCTGGTCCAAGAGCTCATCTACGCTTATCTG GAGCGCGGCGATATGGATACGCTGGCGCGTGTGATGTTCCTCCTACTCTGTCATGTGACATCTATTGCCAAGCAGATCGTCTTCATGGCGCGTGCTTCGCGCATCGCCAAACTCATACAAGATTTTGATG ATTTGGCATACAATCCGGAAGAGAAGACAAGAAAAAATCTGCTGATAAAAAGAGCGCAAGGAGCTTCACGGCTTGGAGCGGCTTACGCAGGAACTGCAGCGCTTACCTGTGCTCTGTGGACTATTTTCCCATTCTTAGCGCGTTTGGGCGGCGCGCGCGTTGTATTTGCTCTATGGGTACCTTTTGCCTATTACTCCTGGCCTGAGTTCCTTATTGTTCTCCTGTACACGCATTACGTTACGTCGTTGGTTGGAATTGCCAATACCACTATGGATGCCTTCATAGCTATCATACTCGGACAGTGCAAGACGCAGCTTACCATACTGAA AATGGACTTTGAGTCGTTGGCAGAGAGGGCAAATGAACGAGCACGTGAAACTGGAGAGCAAGTaggtgcggcggcggcagcACTCTTCGTCCGCTGCATTAAGCACCACCATAAGATTTGCGA CACGTCGCGCGAGGTGCAAGCGATATTTGGCGGAGCAGTGTTGCTACAGTTTGGTATTGGCGGTTGGATTCTCTGTATGGCGGCTTATAAAATTGTCGGC CTTAGTGTGGCCTCTCTGGAATTTGTGTCTATGGTGATGTTTCTAATGTGCATTCTTACCGAGCTCTTTCTTTACTGCTATTATGGGAACGAGGTTGCTGCAGAG ATTATCAAGTCTTCGTACACATTCTACGCGATGCTGCGACAGACTCAGCGTTGA